One genomic region from Pagrus major chromosome 24, Pma_NU_1.0 encodes:
- the alkal2b gene encoding ALK and LTK ligand 2b, which yields MLLPRLPVLSALLLLLLAAGRCTTAALLRNSATLDGRSMLEQVGRYPRSRTEPVDLSGVRTPGQAGHHRDPRHKETFIIHLTGPLYFNPKCRKHFLRLYHNTRDCTIPAYYRRCARLLTRLANSPRCAER from the exons ATGCTGCTCCCGCGGCTTCCGGTCCTTtcagcgctcctcctcctgctgctggccGCGGGACGCTGCACCACAGCGGCGCTGCTCCGAAACTCCGCCACCCTGGACGGCCGCAGCATGCTGGAGCAGGTCGGCCGGTACCCAAGGTCCAGGACGGAGCCAGTGGACCTGAGCGGAGTCAGAACACCAGGGCAGG cGGGTCACCACAGAGATCCTCGACACAAGGAGACGTTCATCATACACCTGACAG GTCCTCTTTACTTCAACCCGAAGTGCAGAAAACATTTCCTCAGACTGTACCACAACACCAGAGACTGCACAATACCTGCct ATTATAGGAGATGTGCTCGTCTGCTGACTCGATTAGCCAACAGCCCTCGCTGTGCGGAGAGATAA